Proteins encoded in a region of the Rutidosis leptorrhynchoides isolate AG116_Rl617_1_P2 chromosome 9, CSIRO_AGI_Rlap_v1, whole genome shotgun sequence genome:
- the LOC139867857 gene encoding uncharacterized protein — MAHYIPKNYDVQNAPIRRRLFKGFKDSQNVLISDVEKMLLKSDHRRIRDDDVVRLAIILIVERGFMGKQRIHVVNKKFLWLVEELSRVNQYPWGSRIWEPTYEAVSEGFVIRESQLESGKAYTLAGFMWAFKIWILESYHRTIKPFAKKTDKNGVPRALFWKRSSAESFGMSEYLKLLHIQTGSGMDARAELSMVDSE, encoded by the exons atggcacattacatcccgAAGAATTATGACGTCCAGAACGCACCTATTAGACGACGtttatttaagggttttaaagattcTCAAAATGTTTTGATTAGTGATGTTGAAAAGATGCTTTTAAAATCTGATCACCGCCGTATTAGGGACGATGATGTGGTGCGATTAGCAATTATCTTGATTGTAGAGAGAGGTTTTATGGGTAAACAAAGGATCCATGTTGTGAATAAAAAGTTTTTATGGCTAGTCGAAGAGTTATCGCGTGTTAATcagtacccatgggggtctcgtatttgggaGCCAACTTACGAAGCGGTTAGTGAAGGCTTTGTTATTCgtgaaagccaattagagagtggaAAGGCGTACACTTTGGCGGGATTTATGTGGGCTTTCAAG atttggattctcgagtcttacCATCGTACCATTAAACCGTTTGCAAAAAAGACtgacaagaatggagtaccgagggctcttttttggaagcgttcatctgcCGAGTCATTTGGAATGTCTGAATACCTTAAACTCCTACATATTCAG ACAGGTTCTGGTATGGACGCAAG AGCAGAGTTGTCAATGGTGGATTCAGAGTGA